GTCCATGGGTATTTATTATGGCTTGAAGTTGAAGACCCATTTCATTAATAAGATTATACACCATTTGACCTGATGTTTTATCAAGACCTGTATCAATTACAATACATTCCTTGTCCTGCACAATCAATCCAAGGTTTATGGTTCTGCTTTGGATGACAAATACATTTTCATTTATTTGCTTTAAATGCATTTATTGACCTCCATGGCGCTAGTTGGAAATTAATTAACTATACTTTATCCAATTTCCGCAGTTATGAAAACTCCTTTTTTAATAAATAAAAACACAAAAGACTTCCGGTTTACCCAAAAGCCTTTAATTAATTTTCAACATTATTATTTTAATTCCTTTTTTCGAGAAAATCCTTTGGTTATAATGTAAAGTCTTAACTCATTCGGCTTATACTACATGGCATTATGCTTTTTTGAAAGGAAACAATAACAATAGAAAGGGAGGTGATGACTTATATGCCTGAAAACTGCCCACTAACAAACTGTAAACACTTTGACAACGGTATTTGTGCCAATGAACAAATGAAAAATGTAAAAAATAGTGTGGCTTGTTTAAAAGAAGGCACTTCAGATTGTGTTGACTGTTTTGAAGCTAAATGCTAGATGCTAGGCCCCCGTTTTAGGTTCGTTTCCCCCGAGCGAACCTTTTCTTTTTTATTAGTGTTCATCTAAACTGCATCATCGTCAGCTTCATTATTCTTGGCAATTTTTTCAACCTCTAACTCATATTCAGCCATGAGTACTATTACTGCACTTAGAGCCACAAAGTATGGGAAAAACAGGGCTAGTATTATCCCGCCATTAACTGGTATGCTTATGACCTTATTGCCATCTTTTTTCACAATTATTTTTGCAACGTTCCCCTGTCTAATAAGCTCTTTAATTTTCTTTAATAAATCTTGTCCCTTGACCTTAATTGTATTTAGCTCTGTTTCAAATGTACTCTTCTCTTTTTC
The window above is part of the Desulfitibacter alkalitolerans DSM 16504 genome. Proteins encoded here:
- a CDS encoding DUF4342 domain-containing protein encodes the protein MEKLDKVELVRDRTGASYEKARDYLEANGWDVVEAIVAIEKEKSTFETELNTIKVKGQDLLKKIKELIRQGNVAKIIVKKDGNKVISIPVNGGIILALFFPYFVALSAVIVLMAEYELEVEKIAKNNEADDDAV